TTAGAGAGGGTGGCTTTTATGTTGTGATGTTTGTGATTTTTGCTGAAACGGGCCTTTTTTTCGGATTCTTCCTGCCCGGGGATTATCTTCTTTTTCTGGCAGGTATGTTTGTGGCTACAGGAAAGCTTGATGTAAACATATTCATTTTAATTCTTGGCCTGTGTATTGCAGCGGTTTTAGGAAACTTTACAGGGTATTGGTTTGGGCGTAAAACAGGGCCCGTGCTGTACGATCGTAAGGACACTTTTTTTTTTAAGAAGCGATATTTGAAAGCAGCTGAGGCATATTATAATAAACAAGGTGCGTTTGCATTGATTATGGGTAGATTTGTACCGATAGTAAGGACTTTTGCCCCTATAATTGCCGGGGTGGTGAGGCTTGATTTCAAAAGGTTTGCTTTTTTTAACATTTCTGGCGCAATATTATGGATCACATCTTTAACTTTGCTGGGATATTTTTTAGGTAAACGCTTTGAAAAGGAAATAACGGATTATTTATTATATATAATTATTGGATTCATCACGATAACTACCATTCCTGTGCTATATGCCTTTTTGAAAAGAAGGGTTGTGGTTAAAACTGTTGAAAACGAAGAAATCAAAAACGATAAACAATAACATGAATCAAGAAGATCACCATCCGTGGCACAAAGTTTCTCCGGGTAAAACAATGCCGGAGTTTGTAAATGCAATTATAGAGATTCCAAAGGGATCTAAAGCGAAATACGAAATAGATAAGGATTCTAGTCTGATTAAACTTGACAGGGTTTTATTTTCATCTGTGATGTACCCTGCAAATTATGGTTTTATCCCTCAGACCTATTGTGATGACAATGATCCGTTGGATATTCTTGTTTTATGTTCTGTAGATGTTTACCCGATGACCATCATTGAAGCCAAAGTTATTGGTGTAATGCACATGGTTGACAACGGTGAGCAAGATGATAAAATTATTGCCGTAGCTAAGAACGACATGTCTGTAAATTACATCAATGATCTTGCAGATCTGCCTCCACATGCGATGAAAGAAATTGTAAAGTTTTTTCAGGATTACAAAGCGCTGGAAGAAAAACAAGTTACGATTGAACAGTTACTTGGAAAACGTTACGCATATAAAGTAATTGAAGAAAGTATAGAATTATATAATACTACTTTTAGAAACAACGCTTAATGATCGCTCACTCGATTTGTATGTTTGTACTGACATCATTTGATGGGTTTTTACCTGTTTCAACATTGGCCTTTGCAGCGCCTGATGTCCCCGATACTGATTCGGTAGGATGGCGCCTGGTATTAGCATTATTTTTGGTGCTGCTAAATGGTTTTTTTGTTGCTGCTGAGTTTGCCATTGTAAAGGTTCGTGCATCGCAAATAGAGATTAAAGCAAAGTCAGGTAACCGGGTTGGTAAAATGGCCAAAAATATAGTTCATAACCTGGACGGTTACCTTGCTGCTACACAGCTTGGAATTACCCTGGCCTCTCTGGGTCTGGGTTGGGTTGGTGAGCAGGTAATGCATACCATATTCCTCAACCTGTTTGACGGCTTTCATTTGGAAGTAAGCAGTGCTTTTATCCATTCTGCCGCCACTGTTGTTGCGTTTTCTGTGATTACGATCATGCATATTGTTTTTGGGGAGCTAGCCCCTAAATCACTGGCCATTCAACGGCCTGTTGCTACTACCCTGTTTGTTTCAGTGCCGCTGCAAATTTTCTACGTTGTCTTTAAACCATTTATCTGGACGCTGAACCGCCTGGCATCAATAATTCTGAGGCCATTTGGTATCAACACTGCCGGGGGGCATGAGTCTTTGCATAGTAATGAGGAATTACAGTATTTGCTGGATCAGGGCAAGGAGAGTGGCGCACTTGAAGACAATGAGCACGAATTGATCAAGAATGTTTTTGATTTTAACGAGCGGGTTGTTAAAAATATAATGGTTCCGAGAACTAAAATTTCGGGGATTGAGTTGGGTACGCAAAAGGAGGAGGTTATCAATCTGATTATTGCTGAAGGCTATTCCAGAATGCCTGTATTTGATGGTATTATTGATAAAATTATTGGTATTATACACGCTAAGGATGTACTGCCATTATTGGCCAGTAAAAAAGACTGGACACTAAATGATATCATCAGAAAGCCTTATTTTGTTCCGGAGACTAAAAAAATCAACGACTTGTTGAGTGAGTTGCAGCAGAAACGCATTCAGATTGCCATTGTGATAGATGAATTTGGTGGTACTGCTGGTATGGTGACTTTGGAAGATATAGTAGAAGAGATTGTAGGTGAGATACAGGATGAATATGATGAGGAGAAACCTACCGTAGAAAAGATTTCTGATACTGAATTTGTGATCAATGCTTACGCTACTGTTTACGATGTAAATGAGTACCTGCCGCATGACCTGCCGGAAGATGAAGATTTTGATACCGTAGGTGGTTTGGTTTCGCATGCTTTTGGTAAAATCCCTGAAGTAGGCGATAGCGAGGAGTGCTATGGTTACCTCTTTACCATTTTAAAAAAGACCGAGCAGAATATTGAAACGATAAAACTGGAATTGGTTATCCATAAAGACGATATGGTTGACAATCACTAATTGTTTTCCTATGCATGTTTTTTATACCCCCGATATTCAATCTGATACTTACACCTTAAATGAGGAGGAAAGCCGTCATTGTGCTAAAGTATTGCGCTTGGGAAAGGGTGATAAAGTAACTTTAATTGATGGCAGAGGTGGGCTTTATGATGCAGAAATTGTAGGCGAAACTAAAAGAAACATAACGCTTAGCATTCTAAATACCACGCTTAATTACCAAAAGCGTAATCATCATCTACACATTGCTATTGCACCCACTAAAAATATTGATCGTTATGAATGGTTTTTAGAAAAGGTAACGGAAATAGGGGTGGAAGAAATTACACCAATTATCTGCGAGCGTTCTGAAAGGAAGGTGGTAAAAGAGGATCGCTTAAACAAGGTCATTACTTCTGCCGTAAAGCAATCGCTCCAGGCCTATCATCCAATTCTTAATGAAGCGGTTTCATTTAAAGATTTTGTGCAGTCTGCCAGTGCTGCCGAAAAAATGATTGCCCATTGCGTAGCCGGTGAACCGAGACAGTTTATTGATCAAATTGCCCAGCCGGCAAAACAATACCTCATTTTAATTGGCCCTGAGGGTGACTTTAGTCCTGCTGAAATTGAATTGGCTTTGCAAAATGGTTTTAAACCTTTAACTTTAGGTACTACAAGGCTAAGAACGGAAACCGCCGGACTTGCCGCTTGTTTTGAAGTCAATTACCTAAACAGATGAAAGCTAAGCTGCTTTATTTAGTATCAACAACGCTGATTGTTCTACAGAGCAGCTTTTGCATCCCTACTTATAAAATTGCCAAGCTTAAATATAGTGGAGGAGGGGATTGGTATGCCAATAGAACGGCTCTTCCCAACCTGATCAGTTACTGCAATAAAAACTTATTGACCAATATTGCTGCCGAGGAAGCAATTGCAGAGCCAGGCAGTCCTGAGCTATTTAATTACCCCTTTATTTACATGACCGGGCATGGCAATGTGGTCTTTAACGACGCTGAAGTTGCCAATTTGAGAAGTTATTTAATTTCTGGTGGTTTTATCCATATTGACGACAACTACGGCCTAGATAAATTTGTAAGACGGGAGATGAAAAAGGTTTTTCCTGAGCTTTCTTTTGAAGAACTTCCGGCAGATCATTTACTTTATCGTCAGAAGTTTAAATTTCCTAAAGGCTTGCCAAAAATCCATGAACATGATGGTAAAAGACCTCAGGGCCTGGCACTGATCTGGAAGGGACGGATAGTTTGTTTTTACACTTACGAATGCGATTTAGGCAATGGTTGGGAAGATGCCGGAACTTACCCCGAGGATAGTGTTGATAAGCGCACAGAGGCGCTGCAAATGGGTGCTAATTTGATACAATATGCTTTAACATTATAAGTATGTACAAAATAAAGGTAAATGACCAGTTCAATTTTGAAATTGAAAACGATCAAGATGCTTTAAAAGTTAATGGAGAAAATGTGGCAATGGATATACAGCAGCTTGCCGCAGGCCGCTTTCATTTTTTGTACAAGCATAAATCTTACACGGTTGAATTGGTATCTGAGAATAGCGCGGATAAAACAGCTTTTGTAAAGGTAAATGGTAAAGATTATCAGGTTGCTCTTGAAGATAGGTTTGACCTGTTGTTAAAACAGATGGGGATTGATAATTTTGCTGCTGGAAAATCAGCAGAAATAAAAGCTCCTATGCCTGGCTTGGTATTAAATGTGCTTATTGTGGAAGGGCAGGAGATAAAAAAGGGTGATAACCTGATTGTTTTGGAAGCCATGAAAATGGAAAACATGCTTAAGTCTGCCGCCGATGGCATCGTTAAGCATGTTTTAGTTTCTCAAGGAGATAAAGTAGAGAAGAACCAGGTGCTGGTTACATTCTTTTAGGATTAAATTTAGGGCTGCTTCTTTGTTTAAATTCGGTCTTGCCTGCGGTACTGATTTCAGGCGCACCAAGCATTGTCATTGCGCATCTAAAGCCTATATCAGCAGTTGATTCATCCTGTTGCATGAACCTTCTCATAGCTGGGTTAAGCCATAAAGCCTGGTCTTGCCATGAACCTCCTTTGTAAACCCTGGATTTATTATTTACCAACGTAATCTCTCCATATAATTCATTTTCTCTGTCACGATAACCACGCTGATCTGCATAAGAGGT
The nucleotide sequence above comes from Pedobacter sp. MC2016-14. Encoded proteins:
- a CDS encoding DedA family protein yields the protein MQDFWNSLQHFIDPEKLLREGGFYVVMFVIFAETGLFFGFFLPGDYLLFLAGMFVATGKLDVNIFILILGLCIAAVLGNFTGYWFGRKTGPVLYDRKDTFFFKKRYLKAAEAYYNKQGAFALIMGRFVPIVRTFAPIIAGVVRLDFKRFAFFNISGAILWITSLTLLGYFLGKRFEKEITDYLLYIIIGFITITTIPVLYAFLKRRVVVKTVENEEIKNDKQ
- a CDS encoding inorganic diphosphatase; its protein translation is MNQEDHHPWHKVSPGKTMPEFVNAIIEIPKGSKAKYEIDKDSSLIKLDRVLFSSVMYPANYGFIPQTYCDDNDPLDILVLCSVDVYPMTIIEAKVIGVMHMVDNGEQDDKIIAVAKNDMSVNYINDLADLPPHAMKEIVKFFQDYKALEEKQVTIEQLLGKRYAYKVIEESIELYNTTFRNNA
- a CDS encoding hemolysin family protein — translated: MFVLTSFDGFLPVSTLAFAAPDVPDTDSVGWRLVLALFLVLLNGFFVAAEFAIVKVRASQIEIKAKSGNRVGKMAKNIVHNLDGYLAATQLGITLASLGLGWVGEQVMHTIFLNLFDGFHLEVSSAFIHSAATVVAFSVITIMHIVFGELAPKSLAIQRPVATTLFVSVPLQIFYVVFKPFIWTLNRLASIILRPFGINTAGGHESLHSNEELQYLLDQGKESGALEDNEHELIKNVFDFNERVVKNIMVPRTKISGIELGTQKEEVINLIIAEGYSRMPVFDGIIDKIIGIIHAKDVLPLLASKKDWTLNDIIRKPYFVPETKKINDLLSELQQKRIQIAIVIDEFGGTAGMVTLEDIVEEIVGEIQDEYDEEKPTVEKISDTEFVINAYATVYDVNEYLPHDLPEDEDFDTVGGLVSHAFGKIPEVGDSEECYGYLFTILKKTEQNIETIKLELVIHKDDMVDNH
- a CDS encoding 16S rRNA (uracil(1498)-N(3))-methyltransferase translates to MHVFYTPDIQSDTYTLNEEESRHCAKVLRLGKGDKVTLIDGRGGLYDAEIVGETKRNITLSILNTTLNYQKRNHHLHIAIAPTKNIDRYEWFLEKVTEIGVEEITPIICERSERKVVKEDRLNKVITSAVKQSLQAYHPILNEAVSFKDFVQSASAAEKMIAHCVAGEPRQFIDQIAQPAKQYLILIGPEGDFSPAEIELALQNGFKPLTLGTTRLRTETAGLAACFEVNYLNR
- a CDS encoding DUF4159 domain-containing protein; this translates as MKAKLLYLVSTTLIVLQSSFCIPTYKIAKLKYSGGGDWYANRTALPNLISYCNKNLLTNIAAEEAIAEPGSPELFNYPFIYMTGHGNVVFNDAEVANLRSYLISGGFIHIDDNYGLDKFVRREMKKVFPELSFEELPADHLLYRQKFKFPKGLPKIHEHDGKRPQGLALIWKGRIVCFYTYECDLGNGWEDAGTYPEDSVDKRTEALQMGANLIQYALTL
- a CDS encoding biotin/lipoyl-containing protein — translated: MYKIKVNDQFNFEIENDQDALKVNGENVAMDIQQLAAGRFHFLYKHKSYTVELVSENSADKTAFVKVNGKDYQVALEDRFDLLLKQMGIDNFAAGKSAEIKAPMPGLVLNVLIVEGQEIKKGDNLIVLEAMKMENMLKSAADGIVKHVLVSQGDKVEKNQVLVTFF